In Anas acuta chromosome 5, bAnaAcu1.1, whole genome shotgun sequence, a single window of DNA contains:
- the TMEM80 gene encoding transmembrane protein 80 — MAAARRGGTSSVLSSVPLQILLYINGFYYIFYFLATLAMIFYKRQVFSYPDNFLAPDLTLLFIMAILEALRLYLGSKGNLTEEEAPLGLSLVITVGSVILSVYFLVWQTYVLKADVIINAVLLFTYGLESVLQVLAIAAFVG; from the exons ATGGCGGCGGCCAGGCGAG GAGGAACTTCGTCAGTT CTCTCATCTGTTCCTTTACAGATTCTACTTTATATAAATGGGTTTTATTACATCTTTTACTTCTTGGCGACTCTCGCCATGATTTTTTATAAAC GTCAAGTTTTCAGTTATCCGGACAATTTTTTGGCTCCTGATCTCACCCTGCTTTTCATTATGGCCATTCTGGAAGCACTCCGATTATACTTGG gTTCAAAGGGAAACCTGACAGAAGAAGAGGCTCCATTAGGGCTCAGTCTTGTGATAACAGTCGGGAGTGTGATTCTGTCTGTGTACTTCCTGGTATGGCAAACTTACGTGCTGAAAGCAGATGTCATTATAAACGCCGTTCTTCTCTTCACATACGGGCTTGAGTCAGTACTACAGGTCCTGGCTATTGCTGCCTTTGTTGGCTAA
- the DEAF1 gene encoding deformed epidermal autoregulatory factor 1 homolog isoform X3, whose amino-acid sequence MAGRASSKDWKRSIRYAGRPLQCLIHDGILNPHAASCTCAACCDDMTLSGPVRLFVPYKRRKKDSEMSANTVKKESSKNITLLPATAATTFTVTPSGQITTSGALTFDRTSTVEATAIISESPSQGDVFTGATVQDTNVQQPCRVNHPEPHYPSYQDNCQISPFPEAALPTSHPKIVLTPIPALSVPPSTPTKAISPSVVNGLEVTEQRSWLYLEEMVNSLLNTAQQLKSLIEQAKQASSSFREAAVTQAKIQADVERKEQYQNQLFQQTEDVDGKTEIIIKQSCVNCGREAMNECTGCHKVNYCSTFCQRKDWKEHQHICGESTTVTVQADEVHVTDNVMEKVSV is encoded by the exons ATGGCAGGACGAGCCAGCAGCAAAGACTGGAAGAGGAGCATCCGCTATGCTGGGAGACCGTTGCAGTGCCTTATTCAT GATGGGATTTTAAATCCTCACGCTGCCTCTTGTActtgtgctgcctgctgtgaTGACATGACTCTG agTGGCCCTGTACGACTATTTGTACCATACAAACGGCGAAAAAAAGATAGTGAAATGTCTGCAAATACTGTGAAGAAGGAATCCTCCAAAAATATCACTCTGCTTCCTGCCACAGCTGCTACTACAT TCACCGTGACTCCTTCTGGACAGATCACTACCTCCGGTGCTCTGACCTTTGACCGCACGTCGACAGTGGAAGCCACAGCAATTATCTCAGAAAGTCCATCCCAGGGTGATGTTTTCACAGGAGCCACTG TTCAAGATACCAATGTTCAACAGCCTTGCCGGGTCAATCACCCAGAACCTCACTATCCAAGTTACCAGGACAACTGTCAGATTTCACCTTTCCCTGAAGCTGCACTGCCAACATCTCATCCCAAAATTG TGTTGACCCCAATCCCTGCTCTCTCAGTGCCCCCCTCAACCCCCACCAAAGCCATCTCGCCATCAGTGGTGAATGGGCTGGAAGTGACCGAGCAACGAAGCTGGCTGTACTTGGAGGAGATGGTCAACTCCCTGCTCAACACCGCCCAGCAGCTGAAGTCTCTCATCGAACAGGCCAAGCAGGCCAGCTCCTCCTTCCGCGAGGCTGCTGTCACGCAAGCGAAAATCCAAGCTGATGTGGAGAGGAAAGAG caaTATCAGAACCAGTTATTTCAGCAAACAGAAGATGTGGatgggaaaacagaaatcatCATCAAG CAGTCCTGTGTCAACTGTGGTCGTGAGGCAATGAACGAGTGCACAGGATGCCATAAAGTCAACTACTGCTCCACTTTCTGTCAGCGGAAG GACTGGAAGGAGCACCAGCACATCTGCGGTGAGTCAACCACGGTGACGGTGCAAGCCGACGAGGTGCATGTCACGGACAACGTAATGGAGAAAGTCTCCGTCTGA
- the DEAF1 gene encoding deformed epidermal autoregulatory factor 1 homolog isoform X1 has protein sequence MEDADSAAKQLGLAEAAAAAAAVAAAAGEGAEQQHQQQQQQQRGPPQQQQQPQPAASEAKAERRQEEAARVTAVTVMAADAQHLEMAAGALPSADEAAAFAEVTTVTVANVGASADNVFTTSVANAASISGHVLSGRTALQIGDSLNTEKATLIVVHTDGSIVETTGLKGPSAPLTPGPQSPPTPLTSVQEKTGTKYNWDPSVYDNELPVRCRNISGILYKNRLGSGGRGRCIKQGDNWYSPTEFEAMAGRASSKDWKRSIRYAGRPLQCLIHDGILNPHAASCTCAACCDDMTLSGPVRLFVPYKRRKKDSEMSANTVKKESSKNITLLPATAATTFTVTPSGQITTSGALTFDRTSTVEATAIISESPSQGDVFTGATVQDTNVQQPCRVNHPEPHYPSYQDNCQISPFPEAALPTSHPKIVLTPIPALSVPPSTPTKAISPSVVNGLEVTEQRSWLYLEEMVNSLLNTAQQLKSLIEQAKQASSSFREAAVTQAKIQADVERKEQYQNQLFQQTEDVDGKTEIIIKQSCVNCGREAMNECTGCHKVNYCSTFCQRKDWKEHQHICGESTTVTVQADEVHVTDNVMEKVSV, from the exons ATGGAGGACGCCGACTCGGCGGCCAAGCAGCTGGGCTTAGCggaggcggcggcagcggcggccgcagtggcggcggcggctgggGAAGGAGCCGAACagcaacatcaacaacaacaacaacaacagcgGGGGccgccacagcagcagcagcagccgcagcccGCGGCCTCGGAGGCGAAGGCGGAGCGGCGGCAGGAAGAGGCGGCGCGGGTGACGGCCGTGACGGTGATGGCGGCGGACGCCCAGCACCTCGAGATGGCGGCCGGGGCCCTGCCCAGCGCCGACGAGGCCGCCGCCTTCGCAG AAGTCACCACAGTAACAGTAGCCAACGTTGGTGCCTCCGCAGACAATGTTTTCACCACATCTGTGGCAAATGCAGCTTCAATTTCAGGACATGTACTG TCTGGGAGAACAGCCCTCCAAATTGGGGACAGCTTGAATACTGAAAAAGCCACTCTCATAGTCGTTCACACAGACGGCAGCATAGTGGAAACCACGGGGCTGAAGGGACCATCAGCACCTCTCACACCAG gacCGCAATCTCCTCCTACCCCTTTAACATCCGTCCAAGAGAAAACTGGAACCAAGTATAACTGGGACCCATCTGTGTATGACAACGAGCTCCCAGTGAGGTGCCGGAATATCAGTGGGATTCTGTATAAAAACAGACTTGGCTCAG GAGGCCGTGGCAGGTGCATTAAGCAAGGGGACAACTGGTACAGCCCCACCGAATTTGAAGCTATGGCAGGACGAGCCAGCAGCAAAGACTGGAAGAGGAGCATCCGCTATGCTGGGAGACCGTTGCAGTGCCTTATTCAT GATGGGATTTTAAATCCTCACGCTGCCTCTTGTActtgtgctgcctgctgtgaTGACATGACTCTG agTGGCCCTGTACGACTATTTGTACCATACAAACGGCGAAAAAAAGATAGTGAAATGTCTGCAAATACTGTGAAGAAGGAATCCTCCAAAAATATCACTCTGCTTCCTGCCACAGCTGCTACTACAT TCACCGTGACTCCTTCTGGACAGATCACTACCTCCGGTGCTCTGACCTTTGACCGCACGTCGACAGTGGAAGCCACAGCAATTATCTCAGAAAGTCCATCCCAGGGTGATGTTTTCACAGGAGCCACTG TTCAAGATACCAATGTTCAACAGCCTTGCCGGGTCAATCACCCAGAACCTCACTATCCAAGTTACCAGGACAACTGTCAGATTTCACCTTTCCCTGAAGCTGCACTGCCAACATCTCATCCCAAAATTG TGTTGACCCCAATCCCTGCTCTCTCAGTGCCCCCCTCAACCCCCACCAAAGCCATCTCGCCATCAGTGGTGAATGGGCTGGAAGTGACCGAGCAACGAAGCTGGCTGTACTTGGAGGAGATGGTCAACTCCCTGCTCAACACCGCCCAGCAGCTGAAGTCTCTCATCGAACAGGCCAAGCAGGCCAGCTCCTCCTTCCGCGAGGCTGCTGTCACGCAAGCGAAAATCCAAGCTGATGTGGAGAGGAAAGAG caaTATCAGAACCAGTTATTTCAGCAAACAGAAGATGTGGatgggaaaacagaaatcatCATCAAG CAGTCCTGTGTCAACTGTGGTCGTGAGGCAATGAACGAGTGCACAGGATGCCATAAAGTCAACTACTGCTCCACTTTCTGTCAGCGGAAG GACTGGAAGGAGCACCAGCACATCTGCGGTGAGTCAACCACGGTGACGGTGCAAGCCGACGAGGTGCATGTCACGGACAACGTAATGGAGAAAGTCTCCGTCTGA
- the DEAF1 gene encoding deformed epidermal autoregulatory factor 1 homolog isoform X2 produces MEDADSAAKQLGLAEAAAAAAAVAAAAGEGAEQQHQQQQQQQRGPPQQQQQPQPAASEAKAERRQEEAARVTAVTVMAADAQHLEMAAGALPSADEAAAFAEVTTVTVANVGASADNVFTTSVANAASISGHVLSGRTALQIGDSLNTEKATLIVVHTDGSIVETTGLKGPSAPLTPGPQSPPTPLTSVQEKTGTKYNWDPSVYDNELPVRCRNISGILYKNRLGSGGRGRCIKQGDNWYSPTEFEAMAGRASSKDWKRSIRYAGRPLQCLIHDGILNPHAASCTCAACCDDMTLSGPVRLFVPYKRRKKDSEMSANTVKKESSKNITLLPATAATTFTVTPSGQITTSGALTFDRTSTVEATAIISESPSQGDVFTGATVQDTNVQQPCRVNHPEPHYPSYQDNCQISPFPEAALPTSHPKIVLTPIPALSVPPSTPTKAISPSVVNGLEVTEQRSWLYLEEMVNSLLNTAQQLKSLIEQAKQASSSFREAAVTQAKIQADVERKEQYQNQLFQQTEDVDGKTEIIIKDWKEHQHICGESTTVTVQADEVHVTDNVMEKVSV; encoded by the exons ATGGAGGACGCCGACTCGGCGGCCAAGCAGCTGGGCTTAGCggaggcggcggcagcggcggccgcagtggcggcggcggctgggGAAGGAGCCGAACagcaacatcaacaacaacaacaacaacagcgGGGGccgccacagcagcagcagcagccgcagcccGCGGCCTCGGAGGCGAAGGCGGAGCGGCGGCAGGAAGAGGCGGCGCGGGTGACGGCCGTGACGGTGATGGCGGCGGACGCCCAGCACCTCGAGATGGCGGCCGGGGCCCTGCCCAGCGCCGACGAGGCCGCCGCCTTCGCAG AAGTCACCACAGTAACAGTAGCCAACGTTGGTGCCTCCGCAGACAATGTTTTCACCACATCTGTGGCAAATGCAGCTTCAATTTCAGGACATGTACTG TCTGGGAGAACAGCCCTCCAAATTGGGGACAGCTTGAATACTGAAAAAGCCACTCTCATAGTCGTTCACACAGACGGCAGCATAGTGGAAACCACGGGGCTGAAGGGACCATCAGCACCTCTCACACCAG gacCGCAATCTCCTCCTACCCCTTTAACATCCGTCCAAGAGAAAACTGGAACCAAGTATAACTGGGACCCATCTGTGTATGACAACGAGCTCCCAGTGAGGTGCCGGAATATCAGTGGGATTCTGTATAAAAACAGACTTGGCTCAG GAGGCCGTGGCAGGTGCATTAAGCAAGGGGACAACTGGTACAGCCCCACCGAATTTGAAGCTATGGCAGGACGAGCCAGCAGCAAAGACTGGAAGAGGAGCATCCGCTATGCTGGGAGACCGTTGCAGTGCCTTATTCAT GATGGGATTTTAAATCCTCACGCTGCCTCTTGTActtgtgctgcctgctgtgaTGACATGACTCTG agTGGCCCTGTACGACTATTTGTACCATACAAACGGCGAAAAAAAGATAGTGAAATGTCTGCAAATACTGTGAAGAAGGAATCCTCCAAAAATATCACTCTGCTTCCTGCCACAGCTGCTACTACAT TCACCGTGACTCCTTCTGGACAGATCACTACCTCCGGTGCTCTGACCTTTGACCGCACGTCGACAGTGGAAGCCACAGCAATTATCTCAGAAAGTCCATCCCAGGGTGATGTTTTCACAGGAGCCACTG TTCAAGATACCAATGTTCAACAGCCTTGCCGGGTCAATCACCCAGAACCTCACTATCCAAGTTACCAGGACAACTGTCAGATTTCACCTTTCCCTGAAGCTGCACTGCCAACATCTCATCCCAAAATTG TGTTGACCCCAATCCCTGCTCTCTCAGTGCCCCCCTCAACCCCCACCAAAGCCATCTCGCCATCAGTGGTGAATGGGCTGGAAGTGACCGAGCAACGAAGCTGGCTGTACTTGGAGGAGATGGTCAACTCCCTGCTCAACACCGCCCAGCAGCTGAAGTCTCTCATCGAACAGGCCAAGCAGGCCAGCTCCTCCTTCCGCGAGGCTGCTGTCACGCAAGCGAAAATCCAAGCTGATGTGGAGAGGAAAGAG caaTATCAGAACCAGTTATTTCAGCAAACAGAAGATGTGGatgggaaaacagaaatcatCATCAAG GACTGGAAGGAGCACCAGCACATCTGCGGTGAGTCAACCACGGTGACGGTGCAAGCCGACGAGGTGCATGTCACGGACAACGTAATGGAGAAAGTCTCCGTCTGA